The Ectothiorhodospiraceae bacterium BW-2 nucleotide sequence GGTGGTAAACGGATAGTCGGCCACTTTAGGGCGGGCGGCAGAGACGGCCCGAATGAGGGTCGATTTACCCGCATTAGGTAGCCCGAGTAGCCCGACATCGGCCAGCACTTTAAGCTCTAGCCGCAGCTGGCGCACTTCGCCCTCACTCCCCGGGGAGGATTGTCTTGGAGCGCGATTGGTGCTGCTCTTGTAGCGGGTATTGCCGAGGCCGTGAAACCCCCCTTGGGCAATCTTAATCGCCACCCCCTCGTCGATAAGGTCGGCTAGTAGCTCTTCACTCTCTTCATCATAGACTAAAGTGCCGATCGGCATCGGAATAGTTAAGTCATCTCCCCCCTTGCCGGTCTGATTACGCCCCCGCCCCGGTTGACCATTGTCTGCCCGAAACCGCTTTTGGTAGCGAAAATCGACTAGGGTATTGAGATTACTATCACCGACAACATAGATAGAGCCGCCATCGCCGCCATCGCCGCCATCGGGGCCGCCAAAAGGGATATACTTCTCCCGTCTAAAACTGACACAACCATTGCCGCCTTTACCGGCGGTGACGCTAATGGTCGCCTCATCTACAAATTTCATTGCCAATCCTAATCAGTGGGTGTAAAGGGGCGGCATATTACCAAACTCTTACCGGCGATAGCAGATCTGCTGCTACTTTCTCTCTACCCATTTAGCTAGGGTAATAAACATCTGTTCTGGATCAAACGGTTTGGGGATATGGTCACTCATGCCCACCGCTAGGACTCGGTCGATCTCCTGCTGCATAACATTGGCTGTCAAGGCGATCACCACCACCGAGTCCCACTGCCGCTGCTGCCGAATCCGCCGCGTCGCCTCGTAGCCATCCATCACCGGCATCTGGCAATCCATTAGGATAATATCGTACTTGCGCTGCTGCAGCTGGGTCAGCGCCTCGGCACCATTGGTGGCGCTATCGATAGCGATCCCCTCATCGGCAAAGATATCGTACACCAGCTCTCGGTTCATCTCATTATCCTCTACCAGTAAAATGGCCCGGTTTTGCAAGCGTTGCAGCGCCTCGTGTAGCTGCTGCTCCCGCTCCTGCTCGCCACTTAGCGGTGCCGGTTTCGACTCATCTGGTACCAATAGCCCCACTACGACATGAAAGGTTGAGCCCTTATCGGGTTCGCTCTCTACCCAAACCCGCCCCTGCATTAGCGCTGCCAGCCGCTGTACAATGGTCAGCCCTAGCCCCGAACCGCCATATTTACGGCTAGTGGAGCTCTCGGCTTGGGAGAATGACTGAAACAGCCGCTGTAGCTGCTCGGCCTCAATACCGATACCGTGATCCTCAATGGCAAAGTGGAGCCAAACTCGCTCATCCTGCGGCGGCTGCTCTGAGGCGATGTGGATAGTGACGGTATCGCCATCATGGCTGAACTTCACCGCATTCGAGACTAGGTTGGTCAAAATTTGGGTCAGCCGCAGCGGATCGCCGACATATCGAAACGACATCCTCGGCTCGATCTTAATCGCCAACATAATGCTACGCTCTTCGGCCTTAAATTTAACTAAATTGAGGGTATTCCCAATCACCTCATTGAGTTGAAAGCTCACCTGCTCTAGCTCCAGCTTGCCCGCCTCAATTTTGGAGAAGTCGAGAATATCGTTAATAATGCCGAGTAGATTCTCGGCCGAACTGTAGGTTTTACGAATATAGTTGGCTTGCCGTGGGGGAAGTCCGCTCTTGAGTGCGAGTCGGGTCATGCCGAGGATCGCCGTCATCGGGGTGCGAATTTCGTGGCTCATGCTGGCGAGAAAGTCCGATTTAGCGCGACTAGCCGCCTCAGCCTCCTCTTTGGCTAACCGTAACTCTTCGGTTCGTGCCTCTACCTCGCGCTGTAGATTTTGTTGATAGTTAACCCGTTCGGTGACATCTTCGTGCACAAAGATCGCCCCGACCACCGTCCCATTAACAATGAGCGGCGTCCCTTTGATGTTAAAGATGCGCGACTTGCCACCGGTAGTTAGCGGAAAGTTGACATCTTGTAGGTCAAGCGGCTCCCCTTGCAGTACTCTACGATAACTCTTTGCTAGGCCGGCGCTAACAACGGAGGGGTGTTGATCGATGCGATGCCCCAAATAGGCCCCCTTCGATTGGAGGTTGTTGCCGATATGGGAGATATGATACTGGTTAATTTCGGTAATCTTTCCCTGCTGATTCACCGTAATGAGCGAGGTCGGCACAATATCCAAAAAGGCCCGGTAGCGCTGCTCACTCTGGCGCAGCGCCATCTCCTGCTGCTTGCGTTCGGTAATATCTTGCACCGTACCGTTAGTTACCACGGGCTGCTCATTGTGGTTATAGCGAGTTATCCCCCGCTCATAAACATACTTCACTCGCCCGTCGGCCATGAGCAGCCGGTGTTCGATCTCATACGGACGGTGGAGGTCGAGCGAAGCGGTAAAGGCTTGATCTACCTGCTGTCGATCCTCGGGGTGAATCATCGCTAAAAAGGCCTCATACGAGGCGGTAAAGGCGGTCGGTTCGATCTCGAAAATGCGATAGATCTCCTCCGACCAACTCAGGTGACCAGTACGGTGCTCCAGCATCCAGCTACCGATTTTGGTCAACCGTTGCGCCTCATTGAGCTGGCTGACACTCTGCGACAGTGAGGCGTAAGCCTGCTTCACTTCGGTCACATCGACATTGGTTCCGACCAGTCGTTGCAGCTCGCCATGCTCGCTATAGAAGGCGATAAAGTTGGCCTCTATCCAACGCAGTTTACCGCTTTGGGTCTGAATCCGAAACACGCATCCGTGTGGGCTTTTACCACGGCTCGCATCGGTTAACGCCTCAAGGACAATATCGCGATCTTCCACCACCACAGAGCGCAGCCACTGCTGAAATGAGAGTCGATGGCGGGGCGGTTGGTAGTCGTAGATAAGGTTCATCCGCTCATCTAGGATCAGTTGTTGCTGTTGCAGATGGGTCTCCCAGATCCCGATTTGAGCCGCATCGGTTGCCAAGCTCATGCGCTCTAACGCGCTCTTTAGGCTAGTGTCGGTCTGTAGATAGTTGATAACAAACCCGAGCGTATCGGTGATCGCAACAATATAGCGCTCCTCCTCTACGCTCTGCCGGTGACCTACTGGTAGATAGAGGTTGAGCACCCCTATCACCCTATCACGATAGGAGATGGGGGCACAGTAGTGGCCATGGTCGCTCATCTGTTCTAGGCGAATCGGGTGGTGTTCATTCAGATGGCTAGCAAATACCACCCGTCCCTCAGCCGCCTGGCCGCAGAGACACTCCCCTATCTCGATCGTTTGGCAGCGCTGTTGCAGCTCTTCGCTAAGCTGGTGTTGCGCCACCATCTCCAGCTTGCCCGCAGCATTAAGTAGAAAGATAGCCCCCTTATGCTCTAGCTGGTAGTGGCCGAGAGATAAAATCTGTTGCAGCGCCTGAGATAATACCTGCTCTAGCGAATCTGAGCTAGTCGCTAGCCTTAACAGGGTCGAGGTGACCCCCTCACGCCATAGCTGATGCTGATAGCGGGAGGCCTGCTGTTCAGCCCCTTGGCGCAGATGTTTCTCCCGTAGCAGCGCCATAGTGCGCGAGGAGAGGGTGGCATACATCTTTAGGATCGCCTCAATGAGCTGCCGCATCGCTCCGTCCATCTGGCGATTGGTGAAGCGAATGGCCTCCTCTAGTCCCTCCCCCTGTTGTAACTGCTGTAGCATCAGCACCATCCGTTTATCGCTATCGAGAATATGAAACGCTAGCCAGTTGGTCAAAAACTCAACTAACTGTTGCATCCGCTCAAGTGAGGGGCACCGCTGCCTGCGCAGGTC carries:
- the obgE gene encoding GTPase ObgE → MKFVDEATISVTAGKGGNGCVSFRREKYIPFGGPDGGDGGDGGSIYVVGDSNLNTLVDFRYQKRFRADNGQPGRGRNQTGKGGDDLTIPMPIGTLVYDEESEELLADLIDEGVAIKIAQGGFHGLGNTRYKSSTNRAPRQSSPGSEGEVRQLRLELKVLADVGLLGLPNAGKSTLIRAVSAARPKVADYPFTTLYPNLGVISIEAHRSFVMADIPGLIDGAAEGAGLGMQFLRHLSRTGLLLHLVDMAPVDGSSPLAAFQTIEREIEHYSDELLQKPRWLVLNKIDLLLPEERQSVCEQLVDSLGWQGPVWPLSALAQEGTRELMAAIMLYLEQQRDLEGADV
- a CDS encoding response regulator; the protein is MAPIATATRSDLFELFPWDKNFEIGIESIDQQHQVLVSILNQLAAALIESTEAFEVDSILDELERYALYHFTTEEAIWQHHFNSGTELLQQHLQTHQNFTTTLIDLRRQRCPSLERMQQLVEFLTNWLAFHILDSDKRMVLMLQQLQQGEGLEEAIRFTNRQMDGAMRQLIEAILKMYATLSSRTMALLREKHLRQGAEQQASRYQHQLWREGVTSTLLRLATSSDSLEQVLSQALQQILSLGHYQLEHKGAIFLLNAAGKLEMVAQHQLSEELQQRCQTIEIGECLCGQAAEGRVVFASHLNEHHPIRLEQMSDHGHYCAPISYRDRVIGVLNLYLPVGHRQSVEEERYIVAITDTLGFVINYLQTDTSLKSALERMSLATDAAQIGIWETHLQQQQLILDERMNLIYDYQPPRHRLSFQQWLRSVVVEDRDIVLEALTDASRGKSPHGCVFRIQTQSGKLRWIEANFIAFYSEHGELQRLVGTNVDVTEVKQAYASLSQSVSQLNEAQRLTKIGSWMLEHRTGHLSWSEEIYRIFEIEPTAFTASYEAFLAMIHPEDRQQVDQAFTASLDLHRPYEIEHRLLMADGRVKYVYERGITRYNHNEQPVVTNGTVQDITERKQQEMALRQSEQRYRAFLDIVPTSLITVNQQGKITEINQYHISHIGNNLQSKGAYLGHRIDQHPSVVSAGLAKSYRRVLQGEPLDLQDVNFPLTTGGKSRIFNIKGTPLIVNGTVVGAIFVHEDVTERVNYQQNLQREVEARTEELRLAKEEAEAASRAKSDFLASMSHEIRTPMTAILGMTRLALKSGLPPRQANYIRKTYSSAENLLGIINDILDFSKIEAGKLELEQVSFQLNEVIGNTLNLVKFKAEERSIMLAIKIEPRMSFRYVGDPLRLTQILTNLVSNAVKFSHDGDTVTIHIASEQPPQDERVWLHFAIEDHGIGIEAEQLQRLFQSFSQAESSTSRKYGGSGLGLTIVQRLAALMQGRVWVESEPDKGSTFHVVVGLLVPDESKPAPLSGEQEREQQLHEALQRLQNRAILLVEDNEMNRELVYDIFADEGIAIDSATNGAEALTQLQQRKYDIILMDCQMPVMDGYEATRRIRQQRQWDSVVVIALTANVMQQEIDRVLAVGMSDHIPKPFDPEQMFITLAKWVERK